The following are encoded together in the Rhodothermaceae bacterium genome:
- the nadD gene encoding nicotinate (nicotinamide) nucleotide adenylyltransferase, whose translation MHPMKVGIFGGSFNPPHIAHSIVAETIRSQFNLDVVLWVPTYAPPHKSTIQLTPYKYRLGMVRAAVAEHSFFQVSDIEKTLDSPTYTIRMLGALRKRYPDAEFNLVLGGDSLAYFDTWTQPEEIAKEVKLLVYPRMNYPVTYTALALPDYLSGRVEFADAPVMSLSAEYIRKRIFEEKSVRYLILESVRDYINEHRLYKDKTRTENHFRLR comes from the coding sequence ATGCATCCGATGAAGGTGGGGATCTTCGGGGGTAGTTTCAATCCACCGCATATCGCACATTCCATTGTTGCTGAGACGATTCGGTCACAGTTTAATTTGGATGTGGTTTTATGGGTACCCACTTATGCTCCACCTCATAAGTCGACGATTCAGCTCACGCCATACAAGTACAGGCTCGGTATGGTGCGTGCTGCTGTGGCAGAGCATTCATTTTTTCAGGTTTCCGACATAGAGAAAACACTTGATTCGCCGACCTATACCATACGGATGCTGGGTGCGCTCAGGAAGCGGTATCCTGATGCGGAGTTTAATTTGGTTCTCGGGGGCGACAGCCTAGCGTATTTTGACACTTGGACACAGCCGGAGGAGATTGCCAAAGAAGTGAAGCTATTGGTTTATCCTCGGATGAATTATCCTGTCACGTATACGGCTTTAGCTTTGCCTGACTATTTGTCGGGGCGGGTTGAGTTTGCAGATGCCCCGGTTATGTCCTTGAGTGCTGAATATATCCGCAAGAGGATTTTCGAAGAAAAATCGGTGCGCTATTTGATCTTGGAAAGTGTACGGGACTATATTAACGAACATCGTCTCTATAAGGATAAAACCAGGACCGAAAATCATTTCCGTTTGAGATAA
- the bamD gene encoding outer membrane protein assembly factor BamD, producing the protein MKKVLIISFLLLAGCSGSGRLSYDSPSDAYEKGLAHYEAGRYSRAAQYFQGVFDFGRTHEWAANAQLYLARSYRKNRDYILAASEYTRFSELYRADPRAADAEFERAMTFFERSPQIELDQTDTRRGVEAFNLYIQLYSDHDSVGVAIQRVGELRQKLADKQFHAAMLYERRGLYQAAALSYEVVFDKFPDTPLADDALLGAMRCYIEFSAQSIEARQPERLQKAITHYQRLLDLFPESEVMDEARELGDLAEGRLDELIADSATL; encoded by the coding sequence ATGAAAAAAGTTTTGATTATCTCCTTCCTGCTACTAGCGGGATGTTCAGGATCTGGTCGTCTTAGCTACGATTCGCCCAGTGATGCATACGAGAAGGGATTGGCTCACTATGAGGCTGGTCGTTACAGTCGGGCGGCGCAGTATTTTCAGGGCGTATTCGATTTTGGACGAACCCACGAGTGGGCGGCTAACGCACAACTCTACCTTGCACGTTCATACCGAAAGAACAGGGACTACATTCTAGCGGCAAGCGAATACACGCGATTTTCGGAGCTTTACAGAGCTGATCCACGGGCCGCGGATGCCGAGTTTGAGCGGGCGATGACATTTTTTGAGAGGTCTCCGCAAATTGAACTGGATCAGACGGACACACGGAGAGGTGTGGAAGCCTTCAACTTATACATCCAGCTTTATTCAGATCATGACTCCGTGGGGGTTGCCATTCAGCGTGTGGGGGAATTGCGGCAGAAATTGGCTGACAAGCAGTTCCATGCTGCAATGCTCTATGAGCGGCGAGGACTTTACCAGGCAGCAGCTTTGTCTTATGAGGTGGTCTTTGACAAATTTCCTGATACCCCACTGGCAGATGATGCCCTGTTGGGTGCAATGCGATGCTACATAGAATTCAGTGCACAGAGTATCGAAGCGCGCCAGCCTGAGCGGCTTCAGAAAGCAATCACGCATTACCAGAGGCTGCTGGACCTCTTTCCCGAGAGTGAGGTTATGGATGAAGCAAGGGAACTCGGTGACTTGGCAGAGGGGAGACTGGATGAGTTGATTGCGGATAGCGCAACCTTATAG
- a CDS encoding ABC transporter substrate-binding protein: MKVLQIGILIALFVAELVPVAQAQPISVSDTEQVFQSALDAFESGDYSGAYVQFRDVYERERVQKKTTAAYLMAGKSLHRLGEYLRAIQLMDEFRDRYPNSRYFAEATRLIAVARRDIQYAQWNDNAIRLGLALPLSSGELAITRSIFSGVQLAVDAYNRRNEQKVKIIFRDTGNTSEGARFAASSLVEEGVSVIIGPLFSEQVHTAARVTEQNGTVLIAPLATDKTLTEGRRYVFQANATLSERGQAIARQAIEYLSLEAIGIVEEVGNDVSREMAQGFIEELAASGLTPNFTYKVGSSFDWSRLSQLIGRDSLSAAEGIFFSVYHDNQREASRLVQSGVSSIQSTGLTPYILGPSPWFSLNIDRLGTAMRVFYVGVDYQNTRMEARRFIRAYRQSHEGVEPDQLACIGYDITGLLLENLGRGGDLADHLLNAPPYEGVRMRIQFGEKRHNTALYLFEHTPIGPQLVH; encoded by the coding sequence ATGAAAGTTCTCCAGATAGGAATCTTGATTGCTCTGTTCGTAGCTGAATTGGTGCCAGTTGCGCAGGCTCAGCCAATCAGCGTGTCAGATACAGAGCAGGTATTTCAGTCTGCGTTGGATGCGTTTGAATCAGGAGACTACTCGGGTGCTTATGTCCAATTCAGGGATGTATATGAGCGGGAGCGTGTGCAAAAGAAAACAACCGCTGCGTACTTGATGGCAGGGAAGTCGCTTCACCGGCTGGGTGAATATCTTCGAGCGATTCAACTGATGGATGAGTTCCGGGATCGCTACCCCAACAGTCGCTATTTCGCGGAGGCTACACGTCTGATTGCGGTGGCTCGGCGGGATATACAATATGCGCAGTGGAATGATAATGCAATTCGACTTGGTTTAGCCTTGCCGCTTTCCTCCGGTGAACTGGCGATAACACGCTCAATATTTTCTGGAGTTCAGTTGGCTGTTGATGCTTACAACCGGAGGAATGAGCAGAAGGTGAAAATTATTTTTAGAGACACCGGAAACACTTCTGAAGGTGCACGTTTCGCAGCAAGTTCTCTGGTGGAGGAGGGAGTATCTGTCATCATTGGGCCACTTTTCAGTGAGCAGGTACACACTGCTGCTCGTGTGACAGAACAAAACGGAACGGTCCTGATTGCTCCATTGGCTACGGATAAAACACTTACAGAAGGTCGGCGCTATGTTTTTCAGGCGAATGCCACGTTGTCTGAACGAGGGCAGGCCATAGCGCGTCAGGCGATAGAATACCTGAGCTTGGAAGCCATTGGCATTGTGGAAGAGGTGGGAAATGATGTGAGCCGGGAAATGGCACAAGGATTCATAGAAGAGTTGGCGGCAAGCGGCTTAACTCCCAATTTCACATATAAGGTTGGATCGTCTTTTGATTGGTCCAGACTGTCACAATTGATCGGACGTGATTCGCTCTCGGCTGCGGAAGGGATCTTCTTCTCCGTTTATCACGATAATCAAAGAGAGGCGTCCCGTCTTGTCCAGAGCGGGGTAAGCAGCATTCAATCGACGGGGCTTACCCCTTACATACTAGGGCCATCCCCTTGGTTTTCCCTCAATATAGATAGGCTGGGAACGGCGATGAGGGTATTCTATGTCGGTGTTGATTATCAGAATACCAGGATGGAAGCACGCAGGTTTATCCGAGCATATCGGCAGTCCCATGAAGGTGTTGAGCCGGATCAGCTTGCTTGCATAGGATATGATATAACCGGGTTGCTACTGGAGAACCTGGGCCGGGGGGGAGACTTGGCAGATCATCTACTGAATGCACCACCCTATGAGGGGGTACGGATGCGCATTCAATTCGGGGAGAAGCGACATAACACGGCATTGTATTTGTTTGAGCATACTCCCATTGGGCCACAGCTTGTTCACTAG
- the guaA gene encoding glutamine-hydrolyzing GMP synthase — protein MNERIIVLDFGAQYTQLIARRIREAGVFSEILPCTTSIQQLKQLAGVQGIVLSGGPSSVYQEGAPQLDPELLQLRREDGSPMPLLGICYGLQVMVHSIGGRVQAAKHREFGRARINVLQDDDLLEGVKDGSQVWMSHGDLPVDVPKGYEIIADTRSAPIAALRHETLPHYGVQFHPEVVHTESGRHIFENFVRNICGCRGDWSPASFLEQKVAEIRDVVGKDNVILGLSGGVDSSVAACLIHKAIGDQLTCIFVNNGLLRHGEWESVQRTFRDHFHIRLEAIDASERFLKQLQGITDPERKRVVIGNTFVHVFEEATSAISFALGAKPRFLAQGTLYPDVIESVSFKGPSVTIKTHHNVGGLPEDHPFEILEPFRELFKDEVREIGTLLGLPKEMIGRHPFPGPGLAVRILGEVCDKTLELVREADRIFIEELHTQGYYTSVWQAFAVLLPVQSVGVMGDERTYEQVCVLRAVTSKDGMTADWAKLPLEFLGHVANRIVNEVRGINRVAYDISSKPPATIEWE, from the coding sequence ATGAATGAGCGAATCATTGTTCTTGATTTTGGGGCACAATACACCCAACTGATTGCGCGGCGTATACGCGAGGCCGGGGTATTCTCGGAGATTCTTCCCTGCACGACTTCGATTCAGCAGTTAAAGCAGCTAGCTGGCGTGCAGGGGATTGTTCTTTCCGGGGGGCCGAGTTCGGTCTACCAAGAGGGAGCACCCCAATTGGACCCAGAGCTTCTTCAATTGCGTCGGGAGGATGGCTCACCAATGCCTTTGCTCGGGATTTGCTATGGGTTACAGGTTATGGTGCATTCGATCGGGGGGAGGGTGCAGGCGGCAAAGCATCGGGAATTTGGACGTGCTCGGATCAATGTCCTCCAGGATGATGATCTATTGGAAGGGGTTAAAGATGGCTCACAGGTTTGGATGAGCCATGGGGATCTACCCGTAGATGTTCCAAAGGGGTATGAGATCATTGCAGATACGAGAAGTGCGCCCATTGCAGCTCTGCGTCATGAGACGCTCCCCCATTACGGTGTGCAGTTTCATCCCGAGGTGGTACACACCGAGAGTGGTCGTCATATTTTCGAGAATTTTGTCCGCAACATTTGTGGCTGCCGTGGTGATTGGTCGCCGGCTTCTTTCCTGGAGCAGAAGGTTGCCGAGATCAGGGATGTCGTGGGGAAAGACAATGTGATTCTGGGGCTGTCGGGAGGGGTGGATTCTTCCGTTGCCGCCTGCCTGATTCACAAGGCGATCGGCGATCAACTTACCTGCATTTTTGTCAACAACGGGCTACTGCGACATGGTGAATGGGAGAGTGTACAGCGGACATTTCGAGATCATTTCCATATACGCTTGGAAGCAATTGATGCCAGTGAACGTTTTCTGAAGCAACTGCAGGGAATTACGGATCCCGAACGTAAGCGAGTCGTGATTGGGAACACGTTTGTACATGTCTTTGAAGAAGCTACGTCAGCGATCTCATTTGCACTGGGGGCAAAACCAAGATTCCTGGCACAAGGAACACTTTATCCAGATGTGATCGAAAGCGTGTCGTTCAAGGGACCGAGTGTGACCATCAAGACACATCATAATGTTGGTGGATTACCCGAAGATCATCCATTTGAGATCCTTGAGCCCTTTCGGGAGTTATTCAAAGACGAAGTTCGCGAGATCGGTACATTGCTTGGACTGCCAAAAGAGATGATTGGTCGACATCCATTCCCAGGCCCCGGGCTTGCTGTTCGAATTCTTGGTGAGGTATGTGATAAAACACTGGAGCTTGTTCGGGAGGCAGATCGAATATTTATTGAAGAACTGCATACCCAGGGGTACTATACTTCAGTATGGCAAGCCTTTGCAGTTTTGCTTCCCGTTCAAAGCGTGGGGGTCATGGGGGATGAGCGTACCTACGAGCAGGTCTGCGTACTTAGAGCCGTGACCAGTAAGGATGGGATGACAGCGGACTGGGCAAAGCTCCCCCTAGAGTTTCTGGGGCATGTGGCCAATCGGATTGTGAATGAAGTGAGAGGGATTAACCGTGTGGCATACGATATCAGTTCGAAGCCTCCAGCCACTATTGAATGGGAATAG
- the gcvH gene encoding glycine cleavage system protein GcvH, with the protein MKLPEELKYTAEHEWVRVHSDGVSVTIGITDFAQGELGDIVFIELEPEGETLEQGDVFGSVEAVKAVSDLFLPVSGTINQHNAELETNPELVNSDPFGEGWIIEVSLSDPTQIESLLSAQEYADHVA; encoded by the coding sequence ATGAAACTTCCTGAAGAGTTGAAATATACCGCAGAACATGAGTGGGTCCGCGTACATTCAGACGGGGTGAGCGTAACGATTGGGATTACAGATTTTGCACAGGGAGAGCTTGGGGATATTGTATTTATAGAGTTGGAACCTGAAGGAGAGACGTTGGAGCAGGGGGATGTATTCGGCTCCGTAGAAGCGGTCAAGGCAGTATCGGATCTCTTCCTTCCTGTAAGCGGGACCATCAATCAGCATAACGCAGAACTTGAAACGAATCCAGAGCTTGTAAACAGTGATCCGTTCGGTGAGGGTTGGATCATTGAAGTCAGCCTATCTGATCCTACCCAGATCGAATCTCTATTGTCTGCCCAAGAGTATGCTGATCATGTGGCATAA
- the accC gene encoding acetyl-CoA carboxylase biotin carboxylase subunit: protein MKKILIANRGEIALRVIRACKEMGLESVAVYSKADEDALHVRYADEAVCIGPAVSTESYLKPDRIMAAAEVTGADAIHPGYGFLSENALFSAICADHDIKFIGPSPETIAIMGDKSRARDQMRAAGVPVVPGSDGVVSSLEEGKQFADSIGYPVMIKASAGGGGRGMRAVMDGDDFKLHFQSAQAEAEGAFGNSDIYIEKLIQNPRHIELQVMGDGKGNALHYGERECSIQRRHQKLLEEAPSIAVDEDLRARMGAAAIAGAESVNYEGAGTVEFLLDSSGEFYFMEMNTRIQVEHPVTEEVTGFDLIQQQIRVAMGESLYKSDFSIKGHAIECRINAEDPDKNFCPCPGRIEQFHAPGGPGVRIDTHVYAGYVIPSHYDSMIAKLVTYAPTREWAIRRMQRALDEFILEGVATTIPFHKELLQHPAFLSGEIDTHFVENQMLQQPH, encoded by the coding sequence ATGAAGAAAATTCTGATTGCGAACAGGGGAGAAATCGCTTTAAGGGTGATCCGTGCCTGTAAAGAGATGGGATTAGAATCCGTAGCAGTCTACTCCAAAGCAGACGAAGATGCATTGCATGTTCGTTATGCAGATGAAGCGGTGTGTATCGGACCGGCAGTATCCACGGAGAGCTATCTCAAACCGGATCGAATTATGGCAGCTGCAGAGGTTACAGGGGCAGATGCGATCCATCCGGGATATGGGTTTTTATCTGAAAACGCATTGTTCAGCGCGATCTGTGCGGATCATGATATAAAATTCATTGGCCCTTCCCCGGAGACGATTGCGATCATGGGGGATAAGAGTCGTGCCAGAGACCAGATGCGTGCTGCAGGGGTTCCGGTAGTCCCAGGCTCGGACGGGGTCGTATCGTCTCTGGAAGAAGGAAAACAGTTTGCAGATTCCATTGGATACCCGGTCATGATCAAGGCCAGCGCAGGGGGTGGCGGCCGCGGGATGCGTGCCGTGATGGATGGTGACGATTTTAAGCTTCATTTTCAGTCTGCACAGGCGGAAGCGGAAGGAGCATTCGGGAATTCTGATATCTACATCGAAAAGCTGATCCAGAATCCGCGGCACATCGAACTTCAGGTCATGGGGGATGGAAAGGGGAATGCACTGCACTATGGAGAAAGGGAATGCTCAATCCAGAGACGTCACCAAAAATTGCTGGAGGAAGCTCCCTCCATTGCCGTAGATGAGGATTTACGTGCCCGAATGGGAGCTGCAGCAATCGCGGGTGCAGAATCGGTGAATTACGAAGGCGCAGGTACGGTTGAATTTCTGCTCGATTCAAGCGGTGAGTTTTACTTCATGGAAATGAATACGCGGATTCAGGTCGAGCATCCGGTCACGGAAGAAGTCACGGGGTTTGATCTGATCCAACAACAGATCCGTGTAGCAATGGGAGAAAGTCTCTATAAATCTGATTTTTCAATCAAAGGGCACGCGATTGAGTGCCGAATTAATGCAGAGGATCCCGATAAAAATTTCTGCCCCTGCCCAGGCAGGATTGAACAGTTCCATGCTCCCGGAGGCCCGGGGGTCCGGATTGACACTCATGTGTATGCCGGATATGTTATTCCGTCCCATTACGATTCCATGATTGCCAAGCTCGTTACGTATGCGCCCACCAGAGAATGGGCGATCCGGCGGATGCAGCGTGCTTTGGACGAATTCATTCTGGAGGGAGTAGCTACGACGATCCCATTTCACAAAGAATTGTTACAGCATCCCGCATTCCTCTCTGGCGAAATTGATACACATTTCGTGGAGAATCAGATGCTACAACAGCCACACTGA